From the Lolium rigidum isolate FL_2022 chromosome 2, APGP_CSIRO_Lrig_0.1, whole genome shotgun sequence genome, one window contains:
- the LOC124688848 gene encoding pathogenesis-related protein 1-like: MEYSPKLALLFALLSAMAAAVVTAQNSPQDFVDLHNAARAEVGVGPVTWDGSVAAWAQDYAETHRSDCELKHSPPGRPYGENLYGGAGGGASWSAADAVNAWVSEKAGYDYGSNTCSLETCLHYTQVVWRSSTAIGCARVVCDSGDGLFIICSYDPPGNFIGQSPY; this comes from the coding sequence ATGGAGTACTCGCCGAAGTTAGCACTGCTCTTCGCTCTgttgtcggcgatggcggccgccgtCGTCACGGCCCAAAACTCGCCGCAGGACTTCGTGGACCTCCACAACGCGGCGCGCGCCGAGGTGGGCGTCGGTCCGGTGACCTGGGACGGCTCGGTGGCGGCGTGGGCGCAGGACTACGCGGAGACGCACCGCAGCGACTGCGAGCTTAAGCATTCTCCGCCGGGCCGGCCGTACGGCGAGAACCTCTACGGAGGAGCCGGTGGCGGGGCTAGCTGGTCGGCGGCGGACGCCGTGAATGCGTGGGTGTCGGAGAAGGCAGGCTACGACTACGGCAGCAACACCTGCTCGTTGGAGACGTGCTTGCACTACACGCAGGTGGTGTGGCGCAGCTCGACGGCTATCGGCTGCGCCCGTGTCGTCTGCGACAGTGGCGACGGCTTGTTCATCATCTGCAGCTACGACCCACCGGGCAACTTCATTGGGCAGAGCCCCTACTAG